Proteins encoded in a region of the Candidatus Hydrogenedentota bacterium genome:
- a CDS encoding 50S ribosome-binding GTPase — MKKDLELQRLLDELGLSGPERAEKLRILKEDMSRPVRIVGIGQTGVGKTELLKSIFRISEKHLAGCLAFKGRKEDFDRLETGAVRSVTKEFFSFTIENTEGFRVEFTDGPGLGESGETEDRHLQMWIEEIPRHDLLYWVLDASSRDMAHIQRNMRHILDATKYRDRLVVVLNKVDQILLPIELELNGVVGWDPDLNRPSKALLRLIEERTDDIMEKLEKHIALRREQMVACSARRRWNHGTVLDKILQFLPEEKRLKASRNREVKDFTELMTARGRRIVSGEEDLDPSRRP, encoded by the coding sequence ATGAAGAAAGACCTCGAACTACAGCGTCTGCTGGACGAGCTGGGTTTGTCCGGACCCGAGCGTGCCGAGAAGCTGCGTATTCTGAAGGAAGACATGAGCAGGCCCGTCCGAATCGTGGGCATAGGGCAGACTGGAGTCGGAAAGACCGAGCTGCTGAAATCGATCTTCCGTATCTCGGAGAAGCATCTTGCGGGGTGCCTTGCGTTCAAAGGACGCAAGGAGGACTTTGACAGGTTGGAGACGGGTGCGGTTCGCTCTGTGACCAAAGAGTTCTTTTCCTTCACGATTGAAAACACGGAAGGATTCCGTGTCGAGTTTACTGACGGGCCAGGTCTTGGCGAGTCAGGCGAAACTGAAGACCGTCACCTCCAAATGTGGATCGAAGAGATTCCGCGCCACGACCTGCTCTATTGGGTTCTGGACGCCTCAAGTAGGGACATGGCTCACATCCAGCGGAACATGAGACACATCCTCGATGCGACAAAGTACCGAGATAGGCTTGTTGTCGTTCTCAACAAGGTCGACCAAATCCTCTTGCCGATCGAACTTGAGCTGAACGGAGTTGTCGGGTGGGACCCTGACCTGAACCGCCCGTCAAAAGCGCTTCTGCGACTCATTGAAGAGCGGACGGACGACATTATGGAGAAGCTCGAGAAGCACATCGCGCTCCGTCGGGAGCAGATGGTGGCCTGTTCGGCGAGGAGGCGTTGGAACCATGGTACCGTGCTCGACAAGATCCTGCAGTTCCTCCCAGAGGAGAAACGACTCAAGGCATCACGAAACCGCGAAGTCAAGGACTTCACCGAGCTCATGACAGCACGTGGCCGCCGAATTGTCAGTGGCGAAGAAGACCTTGATCCTAGTAGGAGGCCGTAA
- a CDS encoding sugar phosphate isomerase/epimerase: MNAVSAQEEKTTAGPPYKLGMVTYNMGKDMDLDGLITFCAAAGLEGVELRTTHAHGVEVTLSAEERQTVRKKFADSPVVLAGLGSAFEFHSRNPREVARNVEGSKEYAQLAADVGAPGIKVRPNGVYEDEPVDQTCERIGKAWREVAAFAADLGVQVRMEVHGKHSSLPANIRKMLDAADHPNALVCWNSNNSDLDETGNLQTGFDLLKHAIAEVHINEIGIGGYPWQALFDNLKAINYSGFCLAEIAYNPEPERFMKYYRTLFDLYTRR, translated from the coding sequence ATGAACGCGGTCAGCGCGCAGGAAGAGAAGACCACCGCCGGGCCGCCGTACAAGCTTGGCATGGTCACCTATAACATGGGCAAGGACATGGACCTCGACGGTCTTATTACGTTCTGCGCCGCCGCGGGCCTCGAGGGGGTCGAACTCCGCACTACGCACGCGCACGGCGTCGAGGTGACCCTGAGCGCGGAAGAGCGCCAGACCGTCCGCAAGAAATTCGCCGATTCTCCCGTCGTGCTGGCCGGGCTGGGTTCCGCCTTCGAGTTCCATTCCAGAAATCCGAGGGAAGTCGCGCGGAACGTCGAGGGAAGCAAGGAATACGCGCAACTGGCAGCCGACGTGGGCGCGCCCGGCATCAAGGTGCGCCCGAATGGCGTCTATGAGGACGAGCCCGTGGACCAGACCTGCGAACGCATCGGGAAGGCTTGGCGCGAAGTGGCCGCCTTCGCGGCGGACCTTGGCGTGCAGGTGCGCATGGAGGTGCACGGGAAGCATTCTTCGCTACCCGCAAATATCCGCAAAATGCTCGATGCCGCGGACCACCCGAACGCGCTCGTCTGCTGGAACTCGAACAACAGCGACCTCGATGAGACCGGCAATCTGCAGACCGGTTTCGACCTGCTCAAACACGCCATCGCGGAAGTGCATATCAATGAGATCGGCATCGGCGGCTATCCCTGGCAGGCGCTGTTCGACAACCTGAAGGCCATCAACTACAGCGGGTTCTGCCTGGCCGAGATCGCGTATAACCCCGAGCCGGAACGGTTCATGAAGTACTACCGCACCCTCTTCGACCTCTACACCCGCCGGTAG
- a CDS encoding DUF1624 domain-containing protein, whose amino-acid sequence MAEQAGLEGCGRAAPGACCGAGRSGIDAVPKRGHRIVGIDMARSLAIFLMVIENYKNAMEAHGPGPCWLVWFFSRMEGRAAPAFVTIMGAGLALLARNALASGDPAPRRDSVARIVKRGVFLVAVGVFHYQFWPGDILHFYGFYMVLCALFLFRPSWTPLAGAALVLIVAYAINQVFDDEVGWENGHIWYNGYLTPSGFVRNTFLNGYHPVFPWAAYVLVGMWLAQRPIFDKAGRRRYLLVFLPITLLFEFAMSADGFLRFLYRPDTGVALADGMLRLLVVDPRLLFMVARALVAISAILVCLELADRFRKSRVIETLATTGRMSLTHYLAHTFLVLGPMFVLGILQQSRMTSFLIACGFFAAAVTFSALYSRRFKLGPLEAVMRRVAG is encoded by the coding sequence ATGGCGGAGCAAGCCGGGTTGGAAGGATGCGGCCGCGCCGCGCCGGGCGCGTGCTGCGGGGCGGGGCGTTCCGGTATCGACGCGGTGCCGAAAAGGGGCCATCGCATCGTGGGCATAGACATGGCGCGGTCGCTCGCCATATTCCTGATGGTCATCGAGAACTACAAGAACGCCATGGAAGCCCACGGCCCCGGCCCGTGCTGGCTGGTCTGGTTCTTTTCGCGTATGGAGGGCCGGGCGGCGCCGGCCTTTGTGACCATCATGGGCGCCGGGCTCGCGCTCCTGGCGCGCAACGCCCTGGCATCGGGTGACCCGGCGCCCAGGCGGGACAGCGTGGCGCGCATCGTCAAGCGGGGCGTGTTTCTAGTCGCGGTGGGCGTCTTTCACTACCAGTTCTGGCCGGGAGACATTCTTCATTTCTATGGTTTCTACATGGTGCTTTGCGCGCTATTCCTCTTTCGCCCTTCCTGGACGCCCCTTGCCGGCGCGGCGTTGGTGCTGATCGTGGCGTACGCGATCAACCAGGTTTTCGACGACGAGGTCGGTTGGGAAAACGGGCACATCTGGTATAACGGCTACCTGACGCCCAGCGGCTTCGTCCGGAACACCTTTTTGAACGGCTACCATCCGGTTTTTCCCTGGGCCGCCTATGTCTTGGTCGGCATGTGGCTCGCCCAGCGGCCGATATTCGACAAGGCGGGGCGGCGCCGCTATCTGCTCGTCTTCCTGCCCATTACCCTGCTATTCGAATTTGCGATGAGCGCCGACGGCTTCCTGCGCTTCCTCTACCGTCCTGACACGGGTGTGGCCTTGGCGGACGGCATGCTGCGGCTCCTGGTGGTGGATCCCCGTCTGTTGTTCATGGTGGCGCGCGCGTTGGTTGCCATCTCCGCGATTCTCGTCTGCCTCGAATTGGCGGACCGGTTCCGGAAATCGCGCGTCATCGAGACACTGGCCACCACCGGTCGCATGTCGCTTACCCACTATCTCGCGCACACGTTTCTCGTGCTGGGCCCCATGTTCGTGTTGGGGATACTGCAGCAAAGCCGGATGACTTCTTTTCTTATTGCCTGCGGCTTCTTCGCCGCCGCAGTCACGTTCTCAGCGCTGTATTCGAGACGCTTCAAGCTGGGGCCGCTCGAAGCCGTCATGCGCCGCGTCGCCGGGTAG